CGGTTCTTCGTGATGCTCTCCATAGTGGTCCCCCTCGGCGTGAGAGCGCTCTCCACCCGGCAGCCAAGGTAACAGGGCTCAGGTGCGCCGCCGGAGGGCCGCGCCGGCTGACCGGCGCACCGGACGGCCTCCGGACATCGGCGGCGCCCGGCGTTGACCGTGATCACGATCAGGATGCCGAGCCACTCGTGCGGACGTAGCCGCTCGCCGAGCAGGACCCCCGGCCCGGCGTCGCCTACCGCACGCTCCGCCACGCCCCCGATCCCGGTCCGGCTCGCCTGGTGGCGCGACAACCCGCTTGGACGATCTGATCACCCTTGGCGAGGGGTTTATCGGAAACAAATCCATTTTGTACGCCTGGGGCTCCGACAACCGCAGCAGCCCCGTCCCGTGACTAAGCGCGCGGTGGTCCCGGGGCCGGGCCGCGAGGCCGTGCCGGGCTGAGCTCGCGAGGCCCGCTCGCCGGCCGGGCCGCGAGGCCGTGCCGGGCTGAGCTCGCGAGGCCCGCTCGCCGGCCGGGCCGCGAGGCCGTGCCGGGCTGAGCTCGCGAGGCCCGCTCGCCGGCCGGGCCGCGACGCGCGCCCCGGCCGGCGGCGCAGGTGCGGCACGGCCGGGTCGGAGCGCGAGCCGGTCTGAGTGCGAGCCGGGTCAGAGCGGGAGCCGGGGCGTGGGCGAGAACCGGGGCGTGGCTCGGGCGGGCAGTCACGGGACGGGCTGTGGGCGTACCGGAAATCGGGGACAGCGGGCCTCGCGCGGGTCGGCGGACCTGGACGTCGAGCGGTCCGGCGCGGTGCGGGAGCCGGCCGGCGCACTGGCCGACTGGGTGGATCTTGTATCGCTGTGGCGGATGGCCGGGCGCGGTGCCGGGTGGGAGGCTTCTGCGCCGACCGATGACCCGCACGAAGGTCGACCGATGACCCACATGAGGGTCGACCGATGACACGCACGAGGAGAGTGGCAGTGGCGCAGAGCCGCGAACGTCCGGACACCAACGAGATGGTGATCGTGCATCGGGTGTACCGGCGCGAGTTGCGCCTGCTGCCGCCCCTGGTCCTCGGCGTGGCGGCCGGCGATCGGGCCCGGGCCCGCGAGCTGGCCGAGCACTGCCGTTTCCTGACCACCGCGCTGCACCATCACCACAGCGACGAGGACGCGCTGCTCTGGCCGTGGCTCACCGGCGCGGCCGAGGTCAGCGCCGAGGTGACCGAGCGGATGCAGCGTCAGCACGACCGGGCCGCCGCGCTGCTGACCGAGGTCGAGCAGCTGGCCCCGCGCTGGGCCGCCGACGCCGACCCGGCCGTGCGCCACGAGCTGGCGCAGGCTCTCACCGCGCTGCACGCCGTGCTGGTCGAGCACCTGGACGACGAGGAGGCGAACCTGCTTCCCCTGGTCACCGAGTACATCACCGTGGCGCAGTGGAGCGAGCTGAGCCGCCGGGGCCGGCGCAGCATGCCGATGCGTCAGGGCTTCGTCTTTCTCGGCCTGATGCTGCAGGACGCCTCGCCGGCGGAGCGGGCGGGCATCCTCGCCCAGATGCCGGCGCCGGTCCGCTTCCTCTTCGCGCGGATGGGGCTGCCCGCCTACCGGCGCTACGTCAACCGCATCCACCACACTGTGCCCGGGTGGGTGCTGAGCAGCTGAGGCCAGCCGGTCAGCGGCCAGACGCGGGGGCCGGGGCGTCGCGGGCCAGGTAGATCCGGGACCAGTGGCCGGGGAACTGGTGACTGTTCCAGGTGACATGGTCGTAGAGCGACATCAGCTCGTGCTCGCCGCCGTGGCGGTGTCCCGGCGCCGAGCGTGAACCGTACCCCGGGGGACCGTGGACCGGCGACGAGCCCGGCCGCGGTGGCCGGGCTCGTCGACGACACGGATCAGGCGAGGTCGAAGCGGTCCAGCTCCATGACCTTGACCCACGCCGTGACGAAGTCCTTGACGAACTTCTCACGGGCGTCGGTGCTCGCGTAGACCTCGGCCAGGGCCCGCAGCTGCGAGTTGGAACCGAAGATCAGGTCGACCGCGGTGGCGGTGTACTTGACCTGGTCGGTGGCGAGGTCACGGATCTCGTAGACGTGCTCCCGCTGACCCGACGCCTGCCACCGGGTGCCCGGGGAGAGCAGGTTGGTGAAGAAGTCGTTGGTCAGCACGCCCGGCTTGTCGGTGAGCACGCCGAGGTCGCTGCCGCCGACGTTGTTGCCGAGCACGCGCAGGCCACCGAGCAGGACGGTCATCTGCGGCGCGGTCAGGTTCAGCATGTACGCCCGGTCGACCAGGAGCACTTCCGGCTGGGTCTTCTCGCCCGGCCGCAGGTAGTTGCGGAAGCCGTCGGCGCGCGGCTCGAGGACCGCGAACGACTCGACGTCGGTCTGCTCCTGGGTCGCGTCGGTGCGGCCCGGGCGGAACGGCACGGTCACCTCGACGCCGCCGTCCCGGGCCGCCTTCTCCACCGCCGCGGAGCCGGCCAGCACGATCAGGTCGGCGAGCGAGATCTTGGCGGTGCCGGACGCGTTGAACTCCTGCTGGATCGACTCGAGCTTGGCGATCACGTCGCCGACGCCCTGGTTGACCTCCCAGCCGCGCTGCGGCTCCAGCCGGATCCGGGCG
This window of the Actinoplanes oblitus genome carries:
- a CDS encoding hemerythrin domain-containing protein — encoded protein: MAQSRERPDTNEMVIVHRVYRRELRLLPPLVLGVAAGDRARARELAEHCRFLTTALHHHHSDEDALLWPWLTGAAEVSAEVTERMQRQHDRAAALLTEVEQLAPRWAADADPAVRHELAQALTALHAVLVEHLDDEEANLLPLVTEYITVAQWSELSRRGRRSMPMRQGFVFLGLMLQDASPAERAGILAQMPAPVRFLFARMGLPAYRRYVNRIHHTVPGWVLSS